In Malus sylvestris chromosome 16, drMalSylv7.2, whole genome shotgun sequence, the following are encoded in one genomic region:
- the LOC126609326 gene encoding uncharacterized protein LOC126609326: MVFLKCFKNNTITILAKEGDSQDSGTTLKLYAPLTGPKALALPAKDNSMHIKSWSSEVPWDVVDSVRLNAKKKACTSMSLILNHSHHVRDNHSVSFELLGDRIRSGAMAWSSTLSTTGGAAFVEFYWEWLEDVLSRSKDMLTNTGLYHAVYASLFSYDRHPSVIRAFFEHWCSATNTLHTARGEMSISLWDLHKIGGLPIQGQFYDEVVPSVEEFSYRNSRGLPASCRYLFGAYHKLFQEAPGKSGVKISSWIQFWYWDAMKYKRPSKKSGRNKTTRPKGDSDPSGVIGPAVRRTSAELKAFEDCGVASEHLEESYLAALLACWLCKFVFPKDDVNFIRPGVFKVASKMAVGESFSLAIPVLANIYDGLNVISNLASTEDRAAVLPYHYVYGWLGEYFGTHFSSSTLDKSGPSSPSSVKLGPLMTKYSGVLSARSLDDSQAQTLFRSCEGLKMDRLARVGSVRRGIMDDSHLRSSDLSYLISLRSAYVSLRQENRCVVQPYNPHRFSRQFGFVQNVPGRLKEKAQSESLQAVYMHWESCTRAFTNAYITLPAKDEFRGNPVTRVYAHWWSKVHHEDLGMASGNNSSHSRHDALKEGSFATPMQLVPFDCVSATPLQDRPVALVRQRLCSSPHHLDASEEAGDEVDSYEDGLVLRQRQQVLNKRPLEVAQVDSDVNFRHKKKEVFRPPQSDGRVSLEKDVGPSCPFDLAAAGVHSYMDMLLGGNLLTDGEIGDPPGEELVQNSPNLPSLPCVGEGVQESIIRPAPLPASSAISLRGPNLNGTKQFIHRLKLRAALDVKSHIESRISKCSLEDLSLLEEDLSKLVSTIDNLNVDSSSLRNKIAELMAASTEYSSLRAISLKKLSPDDRAQQLAVIDLSLARVQSSQQVASGDYQVTEASLASVQVRLDALVREREQLGTQASQLEKVLAEQRATLSQHHEEISRLEQEKGLAMDLPTLSPTEVETLKTLEGLLQDRLRSFRDISFQ, encoded by the exons ATGGTGTTTCTCAAGTGTTTTAAAAACAACACTATCACCATTCTTGCAAAGGAAGGCGATTCACAGGATAGTGGAACGACGTTAAAGCTTTATGCGCCACTTACCGGCCCCAAGGCGCTTGCCCTTCCCGCAAAAGACAATtccatgcatattaagtcgtggtcttctGAAGTACCTTGGGATGTGGTAGACTCTGTTCGACTGAATGCAAAGAAAAAGGCATGCACATCGATGAGTCTTATCTTGAACCATTCGCACCATGTTCGTGACAATCATTCGGTTTCGTTTGAGCTTCTTGGCGATCGTATCCGTAGCGGAGCTATGGCTTGGAGTAGCACCTTGTCGACTACTGGAGGAGCCGCCTTTGTTGAGTTTTATTGGGaatggcttgaagatgtcttgagcCGTTCTAAAGATATGCTTACCAACACGGGACTTTATCATGCTGTATATGCATCTCTGTTCAGTTATGACCGACATCCTTCCGTCATTCGTGCATTCTTCGAGCATTGGTGTTCAGCGACCAACACACTTCATACGGCTCGAGGGGAGATGTCGATCTCGCTTTGGGATCTCCATAAGATAGGAGGCTTGCCAATCCAGGGACAATTTTACGATGAGGTTGTTCCTAGTGTGGAAGAGTTTTCTTATCGCAACAGCCGAGGATTACCTGCAAGCTGCCGTTATTTGTTTGGGGCATACCATAAGCTTTTCCAAGAGGCCCCAGGTAAGTCAGGCGTGAAGATCTCTTCATGGATCCAATTTTGGTATTGGGATGCCATGAAGTACAAGAGGCCTTCGAAGAAAAGCGGTCGTAACAAGACAACCAGGCCTAAGGGGGACTCGGACCCGTCTGGTGTCATTGGTCCAGCTGTTCGTCGTACTTCTGCTGAGTTGAAGGCATTCGAGGATTGTGGCGTGGCGTCAGAGCACTTAGAAGAATCTTACTTAGCCGCTCTCTTAGCTTGTTGGCTctgtaagtttgttttccccaAGGACGATGTCAACTTCATTCGTCCCGGAGTCTTCAAagttgctagcaagatggctgtAGGCGAATCTTTTAGTCTTGCTATTCCAGTTTTAGCCAATATTTACGACGGCTTGAACGTTATTTCGAACTTGGCAAGCACTGAAGATCGTGCTGCGGTGCTCCCTTAccactatgtgtatggttggttgggtgagtattttggcactcatttttcttcgtCAACTTTAGACAAGTCAGGTCCTTCTTCTCCGTCTTCAGTCAAGTTGGGGCCTTTAATGACGAAGTATTCTGGTGTGCTTTCTGCGAGGAGTCTTGATGATTCGCAGGCTCAAACACTGTTTAGAAGTTGTGAAGGTTTAAAAATGGACCGCCTGGCGAGAGTTGGCTCAGTACGGCGAGGCATCATGGATGATTCGCATCTTCGCTCTTCAGATTTGTCTTATCTCATAAGTCTTCGCTCAGCGTATGTTTCTTTGCGGCAAGAAAACCGATGCGTCGTTCAGCCGTACAATCCTCACCGTTTTagcaggcaatttggttttgtccaaaatGTGCCGGGCAGGCTGAAGGAAAAGGCCCAATCAGAATCCTTGCAAGCcgtgtatatgcattgggagtcttgtaccCGTGCATTTACGAATGCTTATATCACCCTGCCAGCCAAGGACGAGTTCAGGGGTAATCCAGTGACTCGTGTTTACGcgcattggtggtcaaaggtacaTCATGAGGATTTGGGGATGGCAAGTGGTAATAATTCTTCCCATTCACGCCACGATGCGTTGAAAGAAGGCAGTTTTGCGACTCCTATGCAGCTGGTACCTTTTGATTGTGTGAGTGCAACTCCCTTGCAAGACAGACCTGTGGCTTTAGTCCGTCAACGTTTGTGCTCATCTCCTCACCATTTggatgcttctgaagaggcGGGTGACGAGGTTGATTCGTATGAAGATGGACTTGTTTTGCGGCAGCGCCAACAAGTTTTAAACAAACGACCACTTGAAGTTGCTCAGGTTGACAGCgatgtcaattttcgtcataaAAAGAAAGAAGTGTTTAGGCCTCCCCAATCCGATGGTCGTGTGTCTCTAGAGAAAGAT gttgggccttctTGTCCTTTTGATTTGGCCGCCGCGGGTGTTCACTCCTATATGGATATGCTACTTGGAGGCAATCTGCTTACAGACGGGGAGATCGGGGATCCGCCCGGTGAAGAGCTCGTTCAAAATTCGCCCAATCTTCCAAGCCTGCCGTGTGTAGGTGAAGGCGTACAAGAGTCCATCATACGTCCAGCACCTTTGCCAGCTAGTTCTGCGATCTCTTTGAGAGGGCCGAACCTTAATGGTACCAAGCAATTTATCCATCGCCTCAAACTTCGTGCTGCCTTGGATGTCAAAAGCCATATTGAGAGTAGGATTTCGAAGTGTTCGCTGGAAGACCTTTCATTGCTCGAAGAAGATTTGTCGAAGCTTGTTTCTACGATTGACAACCTTAATGTTGATTCTTCGTCTTTGAGGAACAAGATTGCCGAACTTATGGCCGCCTCCactgagtattcttccttgcgCGCTATTTCCTTGAAGAAATTGAGCCCAGATGATCGAGCTCAACAGCTTGCAGTGATAGACTTGTCCTTGGCCCGAGTCCAGTCTTCTCAGCAAGTTGCTTCGGGAGATTATCAAGTCACAGAGGCTTCTTTAGCTTCCGTCCAGGTGCGTCTGGATGCGTTGGTACGAGAGCGAGAGCAGTTGGGAACTCAAGCATCACAACTTGAAAAAGTTCTTGCAGAACAGAGAGCTACACTTTCTCAGCACCATGAAGAGATCTCACGTCTAGAACAAGAGAAAGGCCTGGCTATGGATTTGCCCACCTTGTCTCCGACCGAggtagagactttgaagactttggaaggcttgcttcaagatcgccTCCGTAGTTTTAGGGACATATCTTTCCAGtaa
- the LOC126609327 gene encoding uncharacterized protein LOC126609327, with translation IEIRDNKGSENVVADHLSRLVHEEDVVPIPETFPDEQLMSIEVSVPWYADLVNYLASKVIPNELNKNQRDKLKYDARNYVWDDPYLWKYCSDQIIRRCVHDSEIQSILNFCHTYAFAVDYVSKWVEARATRTNDSKVVVDFVKTNIFARFGMPRVLISDGGSHFCNRTIEALLKKYSVTHKVATPYHPQTSGQEEVSNREIKQILEKTCGGYTKCFY, from the exons atcgaaatccgagacaataaaggaagtgagaacgtggtggctgatcacttgagccgtttggtgcatgaagaagatgTCGTGCCTATCCCAGAGACATTCCCGGATgagcaattgatgtccattGAGGTTAGTGTGCCATGGTATGCagatttagttaattatttggcgtctaaagtcattccaaatgagttaaataaaaaccaacgtgataaactcaaATATGATGCACGaaattatgtgtgggatgatccttatttatggaaatattgctctgatcaaatcattcgtaggtgtgtgcatgattctgaaattcagtctattctaaacttttgtcacacttatgcat ttgcggttgattatgtttcgaaatgggtggaagcaagagccacccgtactaatgattctaaagtggttgtagattttgttaagactaacatatttgcaaggtttggaatgccgcgggtacttataagtgatgggggCTCCCATTTCTGCAATCGAACCATTGAGGCGCTACTCAAGAAATATagtgtcacgcataaggtggcaacaccttatcatcctcaaacaagtgggcaagAGGAGGTttcaaatagagaaatcaagcagattttggaaAAGACT TGTGGGGGGTACACaaagtgtttttattga